A single Numenius arquata chromosome 1, bNumArq3.hap1.1, whole genome shotgun sequence DNA region contains:
- the SLC46A3 gene encoding lysosomal proton-coupled steroid conjugate and bile acid symporter SLC46A3 produces the protein MRKVLCVEPVIFVYMFACSLTSPLVQQFVYRRLWEEEYNSTFLSGDGNATRCEQNKSSPAYIKQKEVQEKASVFNMQLDLTGAVPSLIVAFVIVANGDRQGRKRSLVLPSVGALIADICLTVISYFDLSLSILFAVVFISGLFGSMATFLGGGFAFIADVCHDEKQKTTRIAVVDLIFGVVSGLAGLSSGYFLRGIGFTWTFVTASLLHVVNIIYIIFFLEDTVGISEFQHQAPASCKELLRETFSGVYMLFKTAPYKKRILIIVLLFTFMTYLFTVVGGSSLFTLYELDEPLCWNEVYIGYGAAAFTSVSLTSFLGVYLFSKCLKDIYIVFIGIFSYIGGMVMAAFAKTTLLMFLVRVPSLLCFMPIPVLRSMLSKVVLAGEQGAVFACIACLEVVTSTIALSVFNILYAATVAWFSGFSFLLSAGLCLIPLAVLCWLLCTSWNGEELALLVPEEVSSIESVES, from the exons atgaGGAAGGTTCTGTGCGTGGAGCCCGTCATTTTCGTCTACATGTTCGCCTGCTCCTTGACGAGCCCGCTGGTGCAGCAGTTCGTCTACCGGCGGCTGTGGGAGGAGGAGTACAACTCCACCTTCCTCAGCGGGGACGGCAATGCCACTCGCTGCGAGCAGAATAAAAGTAGCCCGGCTTACATCAAGCAGAAG GAAGTTCAAGAAAAAGCCTCTGTTTTTAACATGCAGTTGGACTTAACTGGGGCAGTTCCCAGCCTTATAGTTGCTTTTGTCATTGTAGCTAATGGAGATCGCCAGGGACGAAAAAGGTCTTTAGTTTTACCATCAGTGGGAGCTTTGATTGCTGATATTTGCCTCACTGTAATATCGTATTTTGACTTGTCACTCTCTATCCTATTTGCGGTTGTATTTATTAGTGGACTGTTTGGGAGCATGGCAACTTTCCTTGGAGGAGGCTTTGCTTTTATAGCAGATGTGTGtcatgatgagaagcagaagacaACACGAATAGCTGTGGTGGATTTGATTTTTGGAGTTGTATCTGGGTTGGCAGGACTGTCGTCTGGCTACTTTCTAAGAGGAATAGGCTTTACATGGACATTTGTGACAGCATCTCTGCTTCATGTTGTTAATATTAtctatattatattttttctggaagataCAGTAGGCATATCTGAATTCCAGCACCAGGCACCAGCATCTTGTAAAGAACTTCTGAGAGAGACATTTTCTGGGGTGtacatgctttttaaaactgCCCCTtataaaaagagaattttaatcATTGTATTACTTTTTACATTTATGACTTACTTGTTTACTGTGGTTGGTGGGAGTTCGCTTTTTACCCTGTATGAACTGGATGAGCCACTCTGCTGGAATGAAGTGTACATCGGGTATGGAGCAGCTGCCTTCACTTCTGTCTCTCTGACAAGTTTTTTAGGAGTTTACTTATTTTCTAAATGTCTCAAAGACATTTATATTGTCTTTATTGGGATATTTTCTTACATTGGAGGAATGGTCATGGCTGCCTTTGCCAAAACTACCCTGCTCATGTTTTTAG TAAGAGTGCCGTCTTTGCTCTGCTTTATGCCTATTCCTGTTCTCCGATCCATGCTGTCGAAGGTGGTTCTCGCTGGTGAACAGG GTGCTGTGTTTGCTTGTATTGCCTGTTTAGAAGTTGTGACCAGCACTATTGcactttcagtttttaatattCTCTATGCGGCTACTGTTGCGTGGTTCTCAGGCTTTAGCTTCCTCTTATCAGCTGGCCTTTGTCTAATTCCACTGGCTGTCCTGTG CTGGCTTCTGTGCACAAGCTGGAACGGGGAGGAATTGGCTTTGCTCGTACCTGAAGAAGTATCCAGCATAGAGAGCGTGGAGAGTTGA